One window from the genome of Paraclostridium sordellii encodes:
- the mreD gene encoding rod shape-determining protein MreD: MKRVLLFLIGVLIVIIEGSITNHLSFLGVSINFLLIYITIISLYLDDIESGIIAILLGFVKDIALGSIFGVNALVLGVVAYGISKLKDKIYKNSYITIFALVFIASLIDSIVNIILLGMVYQTYDILTIFIRGICTVPLINSIGSLIFYFVFKGSILKLKKD, translated from the coding sequence ATGAAAAGAGTATTACTTTTTCTTATAGGTGTGTTAATAGTGATAATTGAAGGAAGTATTACTAATCATCTAAGCTTTTTAGGGGTAAGTATAAATTTCCTTTTGATATATATAACTATAATATCTCTATATCTAGATGATATTGAATCGGGTATTATAGCTATATTATTAGGTTTTGTAAAAGATATTGCACTTGGTAGTATATTTGGTGTAAATGCATTAGTATTAGGTGTAGTAGCATATGGGATAAGTAAATTAAAAGATAAAATATATAAAAATAGTTATATAACTATTTTTGCCTTAGTTTTTATAGCGAGTTTAATAGATTCTATTGTAAATATAATTCTTTTAGGCATGGTGTATCAAACATATGATATCTTAACTATTTTTATTAGAGGTATCTGTACAGTGCCACTTATTAATAGCATAGGAAGTTTAATTTTTTATTTTGTTTTTAAGGGTTCAATCCTTAAACTAAAAAAAGATTAG
- the rsxA gene encoding electron transport complex subunit RsxA: MNLILLFLSVVLVNNVITSQFLGICPFLGVSKKVDTAVGMGVAVTFVLTLASFITYFVQKILEITNNQFLQTIAFILVIASIVQFVEMVIQKMSPSLYQALGVFLPLITTNCAVLGIALVNVQNGYNLVETMVNGFGAGVGFTLAIVLFAGIRERLELADIPESFKGFPITLISASLMSIAFLGFAGLIQL; the protein is encoded by the coding sequence TGAATTTAATACTTTTATTTTTAAGTGTTGTACTAGTTAACAATGTTATAACATCTCAATTCTTAGGGATTTGCCCATTTTTAGGAGTTTCTAAAAAAGTAGATACAGCAGTAGGTATGGGAGTTGCCGTTACATTTGTTTTAACATTAGCGTCATTTATAACATATTTTGTTCAAAAAATATTAGAAATAACAAATAATCAATTTTTACAAACAATAGCTTTTATATTAGTAATAGCATCTATAGTTCAGTTTGTTGAAATGGTTATACAAAAAATGAGTCCATCATTATATCAAGCTTTAGGGGTTTTCTTACCTCTTATAACTACAAACTGTGCAGTTTTGGGTATAGCTTTAGTTAACGTTCAAAATGGATATAATTTAGTTGAAACTATGGTAAATGGATTTGGAGCAGGAGTAGGTTTCACTTTGGCTATTGTTTTATTTGCAGGAATAAGAGAAAGACTAGAGTTAGCAGATATACCAGAGAGTTTCAAAGGATTTCCTATAACTTTAATATCAGCGAGTTTAATGTCTATTGCATTCTTAGGGTTTGCAGGACTTATACAGCTGTAA
- the minE gene encoding cell division topological specificity factor MinE, whose translation MLDLFKIFSNESKTSKNVAKERLKLVLVHDRIDCSPQLLDLIKSDILKVIANYAEIEEDGLEIKMAKSRSDEEDGPVSALVANIPLKNIKERSR comes from the coding sequence ATGTTGGATTTGTTTAAGATATTTTCAAATGAATCTAAAACTAGTAAAAATGTAGCCAAGGAAAGATTAAAACTAGTTTTAGTACATGATAGGATAGACTGTTCTCCTCAACTTCTAGACTTAATTAAGTCAGATATATTAAAAGTTATTGCAAATTATGCTGAGATAGAAGAAGACGGATTAGAAATAAAAATGGCAAAATCTAGAAGTGATGAAGAAGATGGTCCGGTATCAGCGTTAGTTGCTAATATACCATTAAAGAATATAAAAGAAAGAAGTAGATAA
- a CDS encoding rod shape-determining protein: protein MAKKEKKGFKSLFGFNKMSKDMGIDLGTANTLVYIKGQGIVVREPSVVAIRDDSKSVLAVGEEAKKMIGRTPGNIVAIRPMKDGVIADFDVTQAMLSYFIKKAASNKGVVSPRIAICVPFGVTEVEKRAIEEAARQAGARDAYLIEEPMAAAIGADLRVEEPEGNMVVDIGGGTTEIAVISLGGIVTAKSIRIGGDEFDESIVSYVKKEYNLMIGERTAEDVKIQIGSTFKDDEEKTMQIRGRDLVTGLPKTEQISSSQVREALKEPITSIVDGIKSTLEKTPPELASDIMENGIMLTGGGALLRGLDKLVKEHTGMPVHIAENPLDCVALGTGKSVEDQEIFEKVLMMNTRR, encoded by the coding sequence ATGGCGAAGAAAGAGAAAAAAGGATTCAAATCTTTATTTGGATTTAATAAAATGTCAAAAGACATGGGAATAGACTTAGGAACAGCAAATACATTAGTTTATATAAAAGGACAAGGGATAGTAGTAAGAGAGCCATCTGTTGTTGCTATAAGAGATGACAGCAAATCTGTTTTAGCAGTTGGAGAAGAAGCTAAAAAAATGATAGGTAGAACACCTGGTAATATAGTTGCTATAAGACCTATGAAAGATGGAGTTATAGCAGACTTTGATGTAACTCAAGCTATGTTAAGCTACTTTATAAAAAAAGCTGCTTCAAACAAAGGTGTAGTTAGTCCAAGAATTGCAATATGTGTTCCATTTGGAGTAACAGAAGTAGAAAAAAGAGCTATAGAAGAAGCTGCTAGACAAGCTGGAGCAAGAGATGCATATCTTATAGAAGAACCAATGGCAGCAGCTATAGGTGCAGATCTTAGAGTTGAAGAACCAGAAGGAAATATGGTAGTAGATATAGGTGGAGGTACTACAGAAATAGCTGTAATATCTTTAGGAGGTATAGTTACTGCTAAATCTATCAGAATAGGTGGAGACGAATTTGACGAGTCTATAGTTAGCTACGTTAAGAAGGAATACAACTTAATGATAGGTGAAAGAACAGCAGAAGACGTTAAGATACAAATAGGATCTACATTTAAAGATGATGAAGAAAAAACTATGCAAATAAGAGGTAGAGATTTAGTAACAGGTCTTCCCAAAACTGAGCAGATATCATCGTCTCAAGTTAGAGAAGCATTAAAAGAACCTATAACATCAATAGTAGATGGAATAAAATCAACTTTAGAAAAAACTCCACCAGAGTTAGCTTCAGATATAATGGAAAACGGAATAATGTTAACTGGAGGAGGAGCTTTACTTAGAGGATTAGATAAGTTAGTAAAAGAACATACAGGAATGCCTGTTCATATAGCTGAAAACCCTCTAGACTGTGTTGCTTTAGGTACTGGAAAATCTGTAGAAGATCAAGAAATATTTGAAAAAGTATTAATGATGAATACTAGAAGATAA
- a CDS encoding penicillin-binding transpeptidase domain-containing protein has protein sequence MNKNTKFDRLDIIKFLIVGMLCIIFIKIAYMTTFKHEHYDDIAKTKTYKEIPVKAPRGEIKDRYGRTIATNRNSFTVQISRDGVEKKDKSGKTKANEISLELMNLLEKNKEEYIDEFPIYVENGKYFYTFDKKIRDFKKDNGIPLEFDAKQSFNYMIDKAIEEKKVDASIKDLKPEEIQAKLNSAGIYPPILVSANDWKFTEQRNKEDWLKSYDIKNIKTNAKDAFREIRKYYKIPSDLSNTDARKIMLVRDALKSQSFSQYKPVTIAKDVKQDTISQIEERAIEMPGVSIVSEPVRYYPEKELAAHTLGTMGKISEDELAKKEKDGDNRYTKNDVVGKTGIELFYEDKLRGTDGYKKVEVDAVGRISKEISSQAPKSGDTVYLSLDKDLQKVSDDSLERIIKAARSGGTYTSEFGNYSTAGKTAPYLDSGATITLDVKTGDVLAMSSYPSYDPNLFATGISSEDYEKLKPKNPNDLIGANPLNNLVTRGAFQPGSTFKMITGMAALENGLNPNYAINDPGVIYLGNRPFADYVWHHGRSNHGYTNLYRALQESCNIYFYTVGTGKNWTGGEDPHIDMGPDKILQYAKLFGLNDNTGLDKEIGESKGSVPNKEDKLKNTENSLRADLDKSMRNAFTDITKEKDPEEYNKRINEIVSWTKENPSRTETMKRLEKLHVKEDKVTEIADLAKFNYFNYGNWSDADTFNLAIGQGENAYTPAQVARYVAAIANGGKLVEASVVDKTISSDFKNIHVDSNKIIDIPFKDKNHLKDLTQGMKQVATQGGGKSVFGNFPVQVAVKTGTAEKSGKMPTEDEYKYLIDHMGSYGVSKDEAVKLAEKYQKEANQKAKKEFEAQQKAKKEKKEKEDKKLFGKDKKEEKETEAEFVPDNSEATKVRYLRKAIKELNPKLTDDQIDSYKQNYPSFAWSVGFAPADNPEIAVVTVLPKGESSSLALLPVREIMGEYFGLTKKHKEEAENTNKTGENANKEAEAVKPKGENEMNFASQVKK, from the coding sequence ATGAATAAAAATACAAAGTTTGATAGGCTTGATATTATCAAGTTTTTAATCGTAGGTATGTTATGTATAATTTTTATTAAGATAGCTTACATGACAACTTTTAAACATGAACATTATGATGATATAGCGAAAACAAAGACATATAAAGAAATACCTGTCAAAGCACCAAGAGGTGAAATAAAAGACAGATATGGACGTACAATAGCTACAAATAGAAACTCTTTTACAGTTCAAATATCTAGAGATGGTGTTGAAAAGAAGGATAAATCGGGAAAAACTAAAGCTAACGAAATATCTCTAGAACTAATGAACTTGTTAGAAAAGAATAAAGAAGAGTATATAGATGAATTTCCGATATACGTTGAGAATGGGAAATACTTCTACACATTCGATAAAAAAATTAGAGACTTTAAAAAAGATAATGGGATACCTTTAGAATTTGATGCTAAACAAAGTTTTAACTATATGATTGATAAAGCTATAGAGGAAAAGAAAGTAGATGCATCCATTAAAGATTTAAAACCAGAAGAAATACAAGCTAAATTAAATTCAGCAGGAATATATCCACCAATACTAGTATCAGCAAATGACTGGAAGTTTACGGAACAAAGAAATAAAGAGGATTGGCTAAAGTCATATGATATTAAAAATATAAAAACTAATGCAAAGGATGCATTTAGAGAAATAAGAAAATATTATAAAATACCGAGTGATTTATCAAATACAGATGCTAGAAAAATAATGTTAGTTAGAGATGCCCTTAAATCACAAAGTTTTTCTCAATATAAACCTGTAACAATAGCAAAGGATGTAAAACAAGATACTATATCTCAGATTGAAGAAAGAGCTATTGAAATGCCAGGAGTTTCTATAGTATCTGAGCCTGTTAGATACTATCCAGAAAAAGAACTTGCTGCTCATACTTTAGGAACTATGGGAAAAATTAGTGAAGATGAGCTAGCTAAAAAAGAGAAAGACGGAGATAACAGATATACTAAAAATGATGTTGTTGGTAAAACAGGGATAGAATTATTTTATGAAGATAAATTAAGAGGTACAGATGGATACAAAAAAGTAGAGGTAGATGCTGTAGGAAGAATAAGTAAAGAGATTTCATCTCAAGCTCCAAAATCAGGAGACACTGTATACTTAAGTTTAGATAAAGATTTACAAAAAGTTTCAGATGATTCTTTAGAAAGAATAATAAAAGCTGCAAGAAGTGGTGGAACATATACAAGTGAATTTGGAAATTATAGTACAGCAGGAAAAACTGCTCCATACCTAGATTCAGGGGCAACTATAACTCTAGATGTAAAAACTGGAGACGTACTAGCAATGTCAAGCTATCCAAGTTATGATCCAAACCTATTTGCAACAGGAATATCATCTGAGGATTATGAAAAATTAAAACCTAAAAATCCTAATGATCTTATAGGTGCAAATCCTCTTAATAACTTAGTTACAAGAGGTGCCTTCCAGCCTGGATCTACATTTAAGATGATAACTGGTATGGCAGCATTAGAAAATGGATTAAATCCAAACTACGCTATAAATGACCCAGGAGTTATATACTTAGGTAATAGACCTTTTGCCGATTATGTATGGCATCATGGTAGATCAAACCATGGATACACAAACTTATATAGAGCGCTACAAGAATCTTGTAATATTTATTTCTATACTGTTGGTACAGGTAAGAACTGGACAGGTGGAGAAGATCCTCATATAGATATGGGACCAGATAAAATATTACAATATGCAAAATTATTTGGATTAAATGATAACACTGGACTTGATAAGGAAATAGGAGAAAGTAAAGGTAGTGTTCCTAACAAAGAAGATAAATTAAAGAATACTGAAAATTCATTAAGAGCAGATTTAGATAAGTCAATGAGAAATGCTTTTACAGATATAACTAAAGAAAAAGACCCAGAAGAGTATAATAAAAGAATTAATGAAATAGTAAGTTGGACAAAAGAAAATCCGTCAAGAACAGAAACTATGAAAAGACTAGAAAAACTTCATGTAAAAGAAGATAAAGTTACTGAAATTGCAGATTTAGCTAAATTTAACTATTTTAACTATGGTAACTGGTCAGATGCAGATACATTCAACTTAGCTATAGGACAAGGTGAGAATGCTTATACTCCAGCACAAGTTGCTAGATATGTAGCAGCTATAGCAAATGGCGGAAAGCTTGTTGAAGCTTCTGTAGTAGATAAAACAATATCTAGTGATTTTAAAAATATACATGTAGATTCAAATAAAATTATAGATATACCTTTTAAAGATAAAAATCATCTTAAAGATTTAACTCAAGGTATGAAACAAGTTGCAACTCAAGGTGGAGGTAAATCAGTATTTGGAAACTTCCCAGTTCAGGTTGCAGTAAAAACAGGAACAGCCGAGAAAAGTGGTAAGATGCCTACAGAGGATGAATATAAATATTTAATTGATCATATGGGATCTTATGGAGTTTCTAAGGATGAAGCTGTTAAACTAGCTGAAAAGTATCAAAAGGAAGCTAATCAAAAAGCTAAAAAAGAATTCGAAGCACAACAAAAAGCTAAAAAGGAAAAGAAAGAAAAAGAAGATAAAAAATTATTTGGAAAAGATAAGAAAGAAGAAAAAGAAACTGAAGCAGAATTTGTTCCAGATAATAGTGAGGCTACAAAAGTTAGATATTTAAGAAAAGCAATCAAGGAGTTAAATCCTAAATTAACTGATGATCAAATAGATAGTTATAAGCAAAATTATCCATCTTTTGCTTGGTCAGTAGGTTTCGCACCAGCAGATAATCCTGAAATAGCAGTAGTTACAGTTTTACCTAAAGGTGAGTCAAGTAGTTTAGCATTATTACCTGTAAGAGAAATAATGGGAGAATATTTTGGATTAACTAAAAAACATAAAGAAGAAGCAGAAAATACTAATAAAACTGGAGAAAATGCAAATAAAGAGGCAGAAGCTGTAAAACCTAAAGGCGAAAATGAAATGAATTTTGCGTCACAAGTGAAAAAATAA
- a CDS encoding septum site-determining protein MinC, whose protein sequence is MSFKASANDELVEFKGNKRGIVINVKKDASFEEIKQSIIDKIGASVGFFNGAKICSINYNHLTDVQLLQLKEDITSRFDIEFIEEEINIPYGSYETKYVNNMRSGDNVEFEGDIVVMADMKPGCQVMATGSVVVMGDISPGAKVIAYGNVVVMGRVQGFIHAGANGNKNAYIVANNLNPMVLKIAKYIAEAPEEDYIQTYDINPEIAFANNETIVIESYSTKKINR, encoded by the coding sequence ATGTCTTTTAAAGCATCAGCCAATGATGAACTAGTAGAGTTCAAAGGAAACAAAAGAGGTATAGTTATAAATGTAAAAAAAGATGCCTCATTTGAAGAAATAAAGCAAAGCATAATAGACAAAATAGGCGCATCTGTAGGTTTTTTTAATGGAGCAAAAATATGTTCCATTAATTATAACCACCTAACAGATGTACAGTTACTTCAATTAAAAGAAGATATAACTTCTAGATTCGATATTGAATTTATAGAAGAAGAAATTAACATTCCATATGGAAGCTATGAAACTAAGTATGTAAACAATATGCGCTCTGGAGATAATGTTGAATTTGAAGGAGATATAGTTGTAATGGCAGATATGAAACCAGGTTGTCAAGTTATGGCTACAGGAAGTGTAGTTGTAATGGGAGATATAAGTCCTGGAGCAAAAGTTATAGCATATGGGAATGTGGTTGTAATGGGTAGAGTACAAGGATTTATACATGCAGGAGCTAATGGAAATAAAAATGCATATATTGTTGCTAATAATTTAAACCCTATGGTTTTAAAAATAGCTAAATATATAGCTGAGGCACCAGAAGAAGATTATATCCAAACTTATGATATAAATCCAGAAATAGCATTTGCTAACAATGAAACCATTGTTATAGAAAGCTACTCAACCAAAAAAATAAATAGATAA
- a CDS encoding Maf family protein: protein MNIILASGSPRRREILANTNAKFDVLTSDVDERIFKFEEPTQLVLRLAFEKCMDIAINNPESLVIGADTIVVLDNEILGKPKNEDEAFDMLSKLSNREHQVITGMSIVNIENNKKIVDYTISNVKFKNLTDQDIRDYISTGECLDKAGSYGIQGYGALLVKEIQGDYFNIVGLPISKLSDILKSNFNINLFL, encoded by the coding sequence ATGAATATAATATTGGCATCAGGATCGCCTAGAAGAAGAGAAATTTTAGCTAATACAAATGCTAAGTTCGATGTCTTAACTAGCGATGTAGATGAAAGAATATTTAAGTTTGAGGAACCTACACAGTTAGTACTACGACTAGCGTTTGAAAAGTGTATGGATATTGCTATCAATAATCCAGAAAGCTTGGTTATTGGAGCAGACACTATTGTTGTTTTAGATAATGAAATATTAGGAAAACCTAAAAATGAAGATGAAGCTTTTGATATGTTAAGTAAACTATCAAATCGAGAGCATCAGGTTATAACAGGTATGAGTATAGTCAACATAGAAAATAATAAAAAAATTGTCGATTATACTATTAGTAATGTTAAGTTTAAGAATTTAACTGACCAAGATATAAGAGATTATATAAGTACTGGAGAATGTTTAGATAAAGCTGGGTCATATGGCATACAAGGTTATGGAGCCTTACTAGTAAAAGAAATCCAAGGTGATTATTTTAATATAGTAGGACTACCTATATCGAAGCTAAGTGATATTCTCAAATCAAACTTTAACATAAATCTTTTTTTATAA
- the minD gene encoding septum site-determining protein MinD → MSEVIVITSGKGGVGKTTTTANLGTALSLENKKTVVVDADIGLRNLDVVMGLENRIVYDIVDVVEGTCRLKQALIKDKRFDNLYLLPAAQTRDKNAISVDQMKDLCDKLRESFDYIIIDCPAGIEQGFKNAVAGADRAIVVTNPEISAVRDADRIIGLLEANEVKDIRLVINRIRNEMVKRGDMMDKQDIVEILAIDLIGLVPDDESIIVSTNKGEPAILDARSNAGQAYKNIAKRILGEDIPLMQIETETNILSKIKKMFGMAK, encoded by the coding sequence ATGAGTGAAGTTATAGTCATAACATCTGGTAAAGGTGGAGTTGGGAAAACAACAACAACGGCTAACTTAGGAACTGCTTTAAGCTTAGAAAATAAAAAAACTGTTGTAGTTGATGCAGATATAGGACTTAGAAATTTAGATGTTGTAATGGGTCTTGAAAACAGAATAGTATATGACATAGTAGATGTTGTGGAAGGAACATGCAGACTTAAACAAGCGCTTATAAAAGATAAGAGATTTGATAATCTTTATTTATTACCAGCAGCCCAAACTAGAGACAAAAATGCTATATCAGTAGATCAAATGAAAGATTTATGTGATAAATTAAGAGAATCATTTGATTATATAATAATAGATTGCCCAGCAGGAATTGAACAAGGTTTCAAAAATGCAGTAGCAGGAGCTGATAGAGCTATAGTTGTAACAAATCCTGAAATATCAGCAGTTAGAGATGCTGATAGAATAATAGGGTTACTAGAAGCTAATGAAGTAAAAGATATACGTTTAGTTATAAATAGAATTAGAAATGAAATGGTTAAACGTGGAGATATGATGGATAAGCAAGATATAGTTGAGATATTAGCTATAGACTTAATAGGTTTAGTTCCTGATGATGAGAGTATAATAGTTTCTACAAATAAAGGAGAACCAGCTATATTAGATGCAAGATCAAATGCTGGACAAGCATATAAAAATATAGCGAAGAGAATTCTTGGGGAAGATATACCGCTTATGCAGATAGAAACAGAAACTAACATATTAAGTAAAATAAAGAAAATGTTTGGAATGGCTAAGTAA
- a CDS encoding RnfABCDGE type electron transport complex subunit B, with product MGLIFGGILAYAAKKFTVKVDERVEAILEVLPGANCGGCGFPGCGGLASAIVEGSASVNGCPVGGSDCAAKIGEIMGVTADAGEKKVANVICKGTCSVAKDKYVYEGMLDCKAANALNGGAKSCKYGCLGLGTCVSACKFDAIHVIDGVAVVDEEKCVLCGKCIEVCPKGVIEIKPIKNEVVVECNSKDFGKSVKDKCSVGCIGCGICEKSCPFGAITIENKLAKIDYDKCVQCMICVEKCPTKAIKGDLRKRRKVKIEEDLCVGCTICKKQCKFDAISGELKEKHRVDETKCVGCHECVQKCPKKAIKIL from the coding sequence ATGGGTCTAATCTTTGGTGGAATACTTGCATATGCTGCTAAAAAGTTTACTGTTAAAGTAGATGAAAGAGTAGAAGCAATACTTGAAGTATTACCAGGTGCAAACTGTGGAGGTTGTGGATTTCCAGGTTGTGGAGGATTAGCAAGTGCAATAGTAGAAGGAAGTGCATCAGTAAATGGATGTCCAGTTGGTGGAAGTGATTGTGCAGCAAAAATCGGAGAAATAATGGGTGTTACAGCTGATGCAGGAGAAAAGAAAGTTGCAAATGTTATTTGTAAAGGAACGTGCTCAGTTGCTAAAGATAAATATGTGTATGAAGGAATGCTAGACTGTAAGGCAGCTAATGCATTAAATGGAGGAGCTAAGTCATGTAAGTATGGATGTTTAGGACTTGGAACTTGTGTTAGTGCATGTAAGTTTGATGCAATACATGTTATTGATGGAGTTGCAGTTGTGGATGAGGAAAAGTGTGTTCTTTGTGGTAAATGTATAGAAGTTTGTCCAAAAGGTGTAATAGAAATTAAACCTATTAAAAATGAAGTAGTAGTAGAATGCAATAGTAAAGATTTCGGTAAAAGTGTAAAAGATAAATGTAGCGTTGGATGTATAGGGTGTGGAATATGTGAAAAGTCATGTCCGTTTGGGGCTATAACTATAGAAAATAAATTAGCCAAAATAGATTATGATAAATGCGTACAATGTATGATTTGTGTAGAAAAATGTCCAACCAAGGCTATAAAGGGAGATTTAAGAAAAAGGAGAAAGGTAAAAATAGAAGAAGACCTGTGTGTAGGATGTACAATTTGTAAAAAGCAATGTAAATTTGACGCCATATCCGGAGAGTTAAAAGAGAAGCATAGAGTTGATGAAACTAAATGTGTAGGATGTCATGAATGTGTTCAAAAATGTCCTAAAAAGGCTATTAAAATTTTATAA
- the radC gene encoding RadC family protein, whose translation MALEERPREKMLNNGEKSLSNAELLAIILRTGTKKQSVLELANYILNKDSQGIRWLKDITVQELCEIDGIGISKATQIKAALELGIRISSAKPTKYKVTNPWDIYKYYMESLRYLNKEIFKIILLNTKNEIICDIDVSVGTLNMSLVHPREVFREAIKRNSNKIILMHNHPSGNIEPSNEDKNVTVRLIKCGDLIGIEVIDHIIIGDGLYYSFKENMII comes from the coding sequence ATGGCATTAGAAGAAAGACCTAGAGAAAAAATGCTTAACAATGGAGAAAAAAGTTTATCTAATGCTGAATTGTTAGCAATAATTTTAAGGACAGGAACTAAAAAACAAAGTGTTTTGGAATTAGCAAATTATATATTAAATAAAGATAGTCAAGGAATACGATGGTTAAAGGATATAACTGTACAAGAGTTATGTGAGATAGATGGCATTGGAATTTCTAAAGCTACTCAGATAAAAGCAGCTTTGGAATTAGGAATAAGGATATCTAGTGCAAAGCCTACAAAATATAAGGTTACAAATCCATGGGATATATATAAATATTACATGGAGAGTCTTAGGTATTTAAATAAAGAAATTTTTAAAATTATTCTTTTAAATACTAAAAATGAGATTATTTGTGACATTGATGTATCAGTAGGTACTCTTAATATGTCTTTAGTTCATCCTAGAGAGGTATTTAGAGAGGCAATAAAAAGAAATAGCAATAAGATTATTCTTATGCATAATCATCCATCTGGAAATATCGAGCCATCTAATGAAGATAAAAATGTAACAGTGAGATTAATAAAATGTGGTGATTTAATTGGAATAGAAGTTATTGACCATATAATAATTGGCGATGGACTTTATTACAGTTTTAAGGAAAATATGATAATTTAA
- the mreC gene encoding rod shape-determining protein MreC, which produces MKLGNRRKNNKKYNVKVIATVGVAITLIGIVGISIGRYSKDSNSKSGIVLNTVSAIEGSLNDGFSFIKKGVSSVFKFSENAKKVEVLEKENEKLKKEVISLKEDMQNRQSLESLQKSLKFIPENYKKNMISTKVVSKNDGNWYKSFVISAGKADGVKKESIIVNGKGLVGIVYEVSEHYSKAISLVDSKSSVSFQLLKNKEFKGVISQSASEDENYKAEGLLEGYMFKTSYDVLPGDALVTSGLGVYPESIPIGKVEKVVDDKDKGLKNVIVKPYANFKDITDVVVIEPRNIK; this is translated from the coding sequence GTGAAACTAGGTAACAGAAGAAAAAATAATAAAAAATACAATGTTAAAGTGATAGCAACCGTAGGAGTTGCTATCACTTTAATTGGAATTGTAGGAATATCTATAGGAAGATATTCAAAGGATTCAAACTCAAAGAGTGGAATAGTATTAAACACAGTATCTGCTATAGAAGGTAGCTTAAATGATGGATTTTCTTTTATAAAAAAAGGTGTATCAAGTGTATTTAAATTTAGTGAAAATGCTAAAAAAGTAGAAGTTCTAGAAAAAGAAAATGAAAAGTTAAAAAAAGAAGTGATTAGTTTAAAGGAAGATATGCAAAATAGACAATCATTAGAGAGTTTACAAAAGTCATTAAAATTCATACCAGAAAACTATAAAAAGAATATGATTAGTACAAAGGTAGTTAGTAAAAATGATGGCAATTGGTATAAGTCTTTTGTAATATCAGCTGGAAAAGCGGATGGTGTTAAAAAAGAGAGTATTATTGTAAACGGGAAAGGTTTAGTTGGAATTGTTTATGAAGTTTCAGAACATTACAGTAAGGCTATTTCATTAGTAGATAGTAAATCTTCTGTAAGTTTCCAATTATTAAAGAATAAAGAATTTAAAGGTGTGATAAGTCAGTCTGCAAGTGAAGATGAAAACTACAAAGCAGAAGGGTTATTAGAGGGTTATATGTTTAAAACTTCTTATGATGTACTTCCAGGAGATGCTTTAGTAACATCTGGATTAGGTGTATATCCTGAATCAATACCTATAGGAAAGGTAGAAAAAGTTGTCGATGATAAAGATAAAGGTTTAAAAAATGTAATTGTAAAACCTTATGCTAACTTCAAAGACATTACAGATGTTGTAGTTATTGAACCAAGAAATATAAAGTAA